Proteins encoded by one window of Thalassoroseus pseudoceratinae:
- a CDS encoding DUF4331 family protein: MRIWKFAATLCTCLTPLIGLQAADHLDSPSVAVDGRMDLNDLYAFQSPENPDNTVIIATVNPRAGVLANSPGSFNSRGIYTIHIDNNGDAVSNVSFSFYFSRARGNRPQRVIVLRENNRVAASGSTGRTINVRGGGKLIADLYEDPFFFDSDVLGSGADQVDNFAGFNVTAIVLEIPSSTFGGQNVGIWATTRDRGGQFDRVGRPAINTVLIPGPRKDEFNQSDPADDLADFGADVEASITGLSNATNAMNLTPILLPDILTFDTSSAGGFLNGRRLEDDVIDAELNLLTAGGLTGDGIDENDAQFLDTFPYLAAPN; this comes from the coding sequence ATGAGAATTTGGAAATTCGCGGCGACTCTCTGTACGTGTTTGACACCATTGATTGGCCTTCAGGCGGCAGATCACTTGGATTCGCCATCGGTCGCGGTCGATGGTCGGATGGACTTGAACGATCTCTATGCGTTTCAATCCCCTGAGAACCCTGACAACACGGTCATCATCGCAACCGTCAATCCCCGGGCTGGTGTCCTGGCAAATAGCCCAGGTTCTTTCAACTCTCGCGGGATTTACACGATTCACATCGACAACAATGGTGACGCCGTTTCCAACGTGAGTTTCAGCTTCTATTTCAGCCGAGCGCGTGGTAACCGACCGCAGCGTGTCATTGTATTACGCGAGAACAATCGTGTCGCAGCCAGCGGTTCCACTGGACGAACAATCAACGTGCGTGGTGGTGGGAAGTTGATCGCTGACCTCTACGAGGATCCATTCTTCTTCGATTCAGATGTTTTAGGTTCGGGGGCCGATCAGGTCGACAACTTTGCCGGTTTCAACGTGACAGCAATAGTATTGGAGATTCCCAGTAGCACCTTCGGCGGACAAAATGTTGGAATTTGGGCCACGACGCGAGATCGTGGCGGCCAATTCGATCGAGTGGGGCGACCGGCGATTAACACGGTCCTGATTCCCGGTCCGCGGAAAGATGAGTTCAACCAGAGCGATCCTGCCGACGATCTCGCAGACTTCGGAGCTGACGTCGAAGCCAGCATCACCGGGCTCAGCAATGCTACCAATGCAATGAATCTGACCCCGATTCTGCTTCCGGATATTCTTACGTTCGACACCTCATCTGCGGGCGGCTTTCTGAACGGTCGTCGATTGGAGGATGATGTGATCGACGCGGAACTCAACCTTCTCACTGCAGGCGGGCTCACCGGAGACGGTATCGACGAGAACGATGCTCAGTTCTTGGACACCTTCCCCTATTTGGCCGCACCGAACTAG
- a CDS encoding tetratricopeptide repeat protein, which translates to MDFRTFSRLTTLVFILCETGGMLLAQDRQDEATPANNAARRLNEDGLIPVDGAIASVQKRLSTAPESASLQRLLGQLYMRRAKEQGDHLAYQKAEQTFRKVLKNYPKDSKASTYLATALQAQHQFKEALKIASDVAKESPKNTLAQATIGDCQLELGRYDAAEESFATLAKMTNGPSVQARLARLAELKGDTEQATELLTEALRDVQDAGGLGSLESWFEWRLGSIAFDTGRLKRASRHFRNAIAIDSSNAQAVVGLAKVQAAQGQHGEAIAAYFGAIEDFGEPPMMAALGDVYRRLGDEEEAMHWYEQAEEAMAEEAVHAAAAHYREVAMFYADRDLKPQRALELAKKDFALRQDVYGHDMLAWTLYRNGKFEEAAKSIEQALRLGTRDAKMFFHAGMIYNALGQSKRAQKAFETAIEINPHFSLLHSETAKEELAKLAPH; encoded by the coding sequence ATGGATTTTCGAACGTTCAGTCGCTTAACCACGCTGGTTTTCATTCTTTGTGAGACGGGCGGGATGCTCTTGGCGCAGGATCGCCAAGATGAAGCGACACCGGCCAACAACGCTGCCCGTCGATTGAACGAAGATGGACTCATTCCGGTAGACGGAGCGATTGCCTCGGTCCAAAAAAGGCTTTCGACTGCTCCGGAAAGCGCTTCGCTGCAGCGATTGTTAGGCCAGTTGTACATGCGGAGGGCTAAAGAACAAGGCGATCACCTCGCGTATCAAAAGGCCGAACAGACCTTCCGAAAAGTGCTCAAGAACTATCCGAAAGATTCGAAGGCAAGCACCTATCTGGCGACCGCGTTGCAAGCTCAGCATCAATTCAAGGAAGCTCTTAAGATCGCCAGCGACGTCGCCAAAGAATCACCGAAGAATACGCTCGCTCAGGCGACAATTGGAGATTGCCAGCTTGAGCTTGGTCGATACGATGCAGCGGAAGAGAGTTTCGCAACGCTTGCGAAGATGACCAACGGTCCCTCAGTTCAAGCGAGACTCGCGAGACTTGCTGAACTCAAAGGCGATACCGAGCAAGCTACGGAACTTCTTACGGAGGCACTCCGAGATGTTCAAGATGCTGGTGGGCTCGGCAGTCTCGAGTCATGGTTTGAATGGCGACTGGGGTCGATTGCGTTTGACACTGGCCGATTGAAGCGGGCGAGTCGGCATTTCCGGAATGCGATCGCCATCGATTCCTCCAATGCTCAGGCAGTTGTCGGTCTTGCGAAAGTCCAGGCTGCTCAAGGGCAGCACGGTGAAGCGATCGCGGCATACTTTGGGGCCATCGAAGACTTCGGTGAACCGCCGATGATGGCAGCACTTGGCGATGTCTATCGTCGACTCGGTGACGAGGAAGAGGCGATGCACTGGTACGAACAAGCCGAGGAAGCGATGGCGGAAGAGGCGGTTCATGCAGCGGCGGCCCATTATCGCGAAGTTGCTATGTTCTACGCCGACAGAGATTTGAAGCCTCAGAGAGCATTGGAATTGGCGAAGAAAGACTTCGCGCTTCGGCAAGATGTTTACGGACATGACATGCTAGCCTGGACACTCTATCGGAACGGCAAGTTTGAGGAGGCTGCGAAATCCATCGAGCAAGCATTGAGACTCGGCACGCGAGATGCAAAGATGTTTTTCCACGCCGGGATGATTTACAATGCATTGGGGCAATCGAAGCGAGCGCAAAAGGCATTCGAAACGGCAATTGAAATCAACCCTCATTTCTCGCTCCTGCATTCAGAAACTGCGAAAGAAGAACTGGCGAAATTGGCACCGCATTAG
- a CDS encoding cofactor-independent phosphoglycerate mutase, whose amino-acid sequence MKFVLIIPDGCADEPQDVLAGRTPLEAANIPAMDRVATLGRVGQALTVPESLPPGSDVGTMSLFGYDPLQCHTGRAPIEAAAQGIELGPDDWAIRCNFVTLDDGKMESFTAHQIPNEEGQELIELLQRECCGDSNWKFHAGVSYRNLLVYRSRDGQAPFSKDTTSTPPHDITDQPIAPHLPNGPGSDDLRALMERSQELFADCEVNQRRIARGERPVSSIWLWGLGIRPNLKPFDARFGKKGAVITAVDLLRGMGRLVGWDVIEVPGATGYTDTDYAAKGQYAIDALSNVDLITVHVEATDEASHEGDATAKVNALEEIDRHIVAPLHAFLESQGDYRILITPDHPTFLRTKTHSHGLVPFTGCGTGISADDLTAYNEVIASRSDWQIPGHEMMPWLLSK is encoded by the coding sequence ATGAAATTCGTGTTGATCATTCCCGACGGGTGTGCCGACGAACCACAAGACGTTTTGGCAGGTCGCACGCCATTGGAGGCAGCCAATATCCCTGCCATGGATCGTGTTGCGACGCTTGGCCGCGTCGGACAAGCCTTAACGGTGCCCGAGTCACTCCCGCCGGGAAGCGATGTCGGAACAATGAGTTTGTTCGGGTACGATCCTCTGCAATGTCACACCGGTCGGGCACCAATCGAGGCTGCGGCACAAGGGATCGAACTGGGGCCGGACGATTGGGCGATTCGCTGCAACTTCGTCACCCTGGATGACGGCAAGATGGAATCGTTTACGGCTCATCAAATTCCCAATGAGGAAGGGCAGGAACTGATCGAATTGCTGCAACGCGAATGCTGCGGTGATTCCAATTGGAAGTTTCATGCAGGTGTGAGCTACCGAAATTTGCTGGTTTATCGGTCCCGCGATGGCCAAGCACCGTTTTCGAAAGACACAACTTCGACGCCGCCACACGACATCACCGACCAACCAATCGCACCACATCTCCCTAATGGTCCCGGCTCGGATGACCTGCGAGCATTGATGGAGCGAAGTCAGGAGTTATTCGCTGATTGTGAGGTGAATCAACGGCGAATTGCACGAGGCGAGCGACCGGTTTCCAGCATTTGGTTGTGGGGACTGGGAATTCGACCGAATCTGAAACCATTCGACGCTCGCTTCGGGAAGAAGGGGGCCGTGATCACAGCGGTTGATCTCTTACGCGGGATGGGGCGATTGGTCGGATGGGACGTGATCGAAGTTCCTGGGGCAACCGGTTACACCGACACCGACTACGCAGCCAAAGGTCAATATGCGATTGATGCGTTATCGAACGTCGATTTGATCACCGTCCATGTTGAAGCAACGGACGAAGCGTCTCACGAAGGTGATGCCACCGCAAAGGTGAATGCTCTGGAAGAAATCGATCGGCACATCGTGGCTCCGCTGCATGCGTTTCTCGAGAGCCAAGGTGACTACCGGATTCTCATCACTCCCGATCACCCGACGTTTCTACGCACGAAAACACACAGCCACGGTCTGGTGCCATTCACCGGCTGCGGAACCGGCATCTCCGCCGATGATTTGACAGCCTATAACGAAGTGATTGCAAGCCGGAGCGATTGGCAAATTCCAGGACATGAGATGATGCCCTGGTTGCTTTCTAAATAG
- a CDS encoding prenyltransferase/squalene oxidase repeat-containing protein, giving the protein MMRLVLGIIVTLSIWGPAVPSLMANERTAEERKVDAAIAKALKYLASVQQPSGAWRVDAYGESTAGTSLAVMAFLAAGHLPGEGPYGDAINKGIDWVLDHQEPNGMLINPRHTSHGPMYSHGISTLMVAEIIGMVDVDRGRKAKKVLEDAIRLILNAQGVAKSPGNEGGWRYTPHSRDSDLSVTGWQLLALRAAKDVGCDVPADNIEQAIEYVKRCHHRGGFAYQPRQNPTAVRTGTGILCLEVAGDHHSDEALTGVQYLQNRPLRWNDQHCFYGVYYCSVGMFKIGGDAWKQTQRHINSMLLEHQSFNGSWLCDRENNLGRGYCTSMAILALSIDYRYLPIYQR; this is encoded by the coding sequence ATGATGCGGTTGGTACTTGGAATCATTGTCACCTTGAGCATTTGGGGCCCCGCGGTTCCGTCATTGATGGCGAACGAACGGACTGCGGAAGAGCGGAAAGTCGATGCCGCGATTGCCAAGGCATTGAAGTATTTGGCCAGCGTGCAGCAGCCGTCTGGCGCTTGGCGAGTCGATGCCTATGGTGAATCGACCGCCGGGACTTCGCTCGCGGTAATGGCATTCCTTGCCGCCGGACATCTGCCCGGTGAAGGACCGTATGGAGACGCGATCAACAAGGGCATTGATTGGGTCCTTGATCATCAAGAACCGAACGGCATGCTGATCAACCCGCGTCACACGAGCCACGGCCCGATGTACAGTCATGGTATCAGCACACTGATGGTCGCCGAGATCATTGGCATGGTCGATGTGGATCGGGGCAGGAAAGCCAAGAAGGTCTTGGAAGACGCAATCCGACTAATTCTCAACGCCCAAGGAGTTGCCAAGTCTCCCGGCAACGAGGGTGGTTGGCGATACACGCCTCACAGTCGGGATAGCGATTTAAGTGTCACGGGGTGGCAGTTGCTGGCTCTTCGAGCAGCTAAGGATGTCGGATGCGACGTGCCCGCCGACAACATCGAACAAGCCATCGAATACGTGAAGCGATGCCATCATCGCGGTGGGTTTGCATATCAACCGCGCCAAAACCCAACGGCCGTCCGCACGGGTACGGGAATTCTTTGTTTGGAAGTCGCGGGCGATCATCACAGCGACGAAGCACTCACCGGCGTGCAATATTTGCAGAACCGCCCGTTGCGTTGGAACGATCAACATTGTTTCTACGGGGTCTATTATTGCAGCGTGGGCATGTTCAAAATCGGAGGCGATGCCTGGAAGCAAACACAACGGCATATTAACAGCATGTTGCTCGAACACCAGTCGTTCAACGGGAGTTGGCTCTGTGACAGAGAAAACAATCTCGGTCGCGGCTATTGCACGAGCATGGCAATTCTGGCTCTCTCGATCGACTATCGCTACCTGCCGATTTACCAACGTTAG